The segment CTCACACGAATCCTCCTAACAACTTCATCTGGGCATCTTGAATCCAAGTCAAAGGTTGCTGGTATGACAACTCCAGATGAGGTTTCAACCTGAAGACACCATGTGGGCCTATGAGAACAATTAATCTCAAGTTTTGTATGTTTAAATTCACAGTGCTGACTGCTGAAGCTCTATTATATGCTTCGACATTTGAAATCCACACCAAAACCAACACAAAAATGGATGTAGGGGTAAATGGAGAGGAGACTGCAGAACTATATCACTTTGGATTAATCTTCAAGGACATTATGTAAGAAGGCATCAAGGATGCTATGTCCTGGTTCTATGTAGATTGGTGCTAGAAACTACTAACCAACAATGTAATGGATGCAAAAGAGAAGAAGTCACTAACCACAAATCCACCAATTATAGGTAGTGCATTTCCAAATGAATCAGTCTTCGTGTTATTCTCAAGGACACAAAATGACCGAAGGTGGAATTGTTGCTGGGACTTATGCAGCACTTCAACTATTTTGCAACATAGTGGATAGGAATACCCTTCCTGTTTGATGTGTTTCTTTCCAGAGGAACGGACTACCTGAAGAGTGAATAATGGTAAATGATTCCAAAAGTTCTTGTGTCacgccagagagagagagagagagagagagagagagagagagagagagagagagagagagagagagagagagagagagagagagagagagagtatttAACAAAATGACGAATAACCAACAACTTCTGAATCCAACCTTTGTGGAAGCATCAGCAAAGCCACCAATAAGGTGAACCTGCAGTAAGTACTGGTGAGAATGCCTGAAAGGTGCATAAAGTATATCCCAAATTGAAATTACAGTTAAAGATACAAACATCAAATGGTGCATTGTCATCACCAAGTAATTCTAACATCTGCTTGATCCCTCCCTCCACAATTTTTGGGAAATCCATATGGCTAACGGAGGTCCTGGAGTAAGCAATGGAAGATCAGAAGCATTGTCACAAGTCCTTCGTCTCAGTTCATTCAGAAAATACAAGAGTTACGAAGTTCACAAGAAACCAAAGCCTCAGGATCAGATAAATGCTCACTTTTTTCCACTTACATTCCAGTCTTGTTGTTGCGAATTACAACACCAATGCATGTAGTCGCCTCATCTGTGCCCACTAACTATAATGCAACGaacatattaactcaagtgttACTCAATTTCAAACAACATATGACATATGCATAACATAGTAACATCAAATTACATTAGACATAAGACCAAATAACCAGAACAAGTTTCCGAAAAACGCCAACTTTGTTGCAACACAGAATTTAACCAAATAGGCAACAACAGCTAGCTATAGGAACTGTTCAGGACCAAAGTCTACAAAAAATGCAATTGCAAAGATTGGAACTACACAGCTTTAGTCCATATTCATCAAACGACACCTAACCAACCAGATTGTTCCAAGGTCCACAGAAAAGTCGGGTTCCAATATCAGTAAATCATCACAATTCACAAAGTTGGTAAGCTACAAATCAAAACCTACGAGACCAGCCCATAAATAAAGTGTAAAAGAGCTCCTAAGATGACTGCCAAACCCCAATTTTACAGAAAGCAGCAGTATCCGCTGACAATGTCCCCAAAGCTCCCAGCACAAGAATCCCTGCTTTATCCTTCGCCACCCAAAAGGTCTCTGCTTTGTCCCAAAGCAATTCCCAAATTGAGTGAAGTGAAACTGCGAAGACTTTGCCCATCCACTACTTCAGAGTTCAGAACCTGAGCCCTTTTGTCTCGACAGCAACACACATGATTTGGCCAGGAAAACAAAATTCACCTTTACTACGCATATAATCAGATGCACAAGGAACTCCATCAACGACATAACAAGATCCCATTTTTATCACCCGAAGGTCGGTGGGAAACGAGCTATGACCTATGAGTTCCCCAACCCTATCTGATCGAGCCGCGACAACGCAACTCCACGCACCTCGACGCGCGCCGGATCCACCGTGGCGTACTCCCGCTGGAACACGTAGACGTGCCTCGGCGCCCCCTCCTGCCCCGCCGAGATCCGCCTCTCCGGCGTGGCCTTGAGCCGGTCGGCCGCGTCGCGGATCCTGGGGCTCTCCAAGAGCGCCGCCACGAGCTCCCTCCCGCTGCcgccctgcagaaacagaccgCGCGTCGTAGAATCAGAGAGACAGAAGCCACCGTCCACGAGCTCCTCAACGTGAATAACCGACGCACCGTGCGagaggcggcgccggcgcctccggaggaggagaggacaAGGTCGCCGTCAAGGAGGAGCATGTCGCCGGCCGTCTGAGTCGGAGAAGA is part of the Sorghum bicolor cultivar BTx623 chromosome 10, Sorghum_bicolor_NCBIv3, whole genome shotgun sequence genome and harbors:
- the LOC8083461 gene encoding protein N-terminal asparagine amidohydrolase → MLLLDGDLVLSSSGGAGAASRTGGSGRELVAALLESPRIRDAADRLKATPERRISAGQEGAPRHVYVFQREYATVDPARVELVGTDEATTCIGVVIRNNKTGMTSVSHMDFPKIVEGGIKQMLELLGDDNAPFDVHLIGGFADASTKVVRSSGKKHIKQEGYSYPLCCKIVEVLHKSQQQFHLRSFCVLENNTKTDSFGNALPIIGGFVVETSSGVVIPATFDLDSRCPDEVVRRIRVSVSSYDPTWQGRLLETYDTQCDVFQIAPACWMPDWADIASSLDQLSDSEVLLQCSTSPAAEPPHFVENERRIWKYLINNPDWEETFPKHRPRVFHRTSDGSWSRYS